A genomic region of Fundidesulfovibrio terrae contains the following coding sequences:
- a CDS encoding ABC transporter substrate-binding protein yields MRFAGSTLKFLVIGVILSLVLGVAAWAQEAPAGDAPAPADAAAPAKPAKKHAKPAPKPAKPALKPGEVVPFDQAGPSDQPAAAAPAAAAPAPAASDTGAAAKAADAPSAPVAPVAPVAPALPAAKGAGKQAAKAPAIPAASSDEAPGQIRPQKVPPLPARSKVSGGKLVIGALLPLTGPLSPQGQSSKAAIELAVADVNGYLAESGSSERVSVAIEDTGSSGPKALDRIKALSVAGARLIIGPYSDNEVDAVLDFATKNGMVLLSQGSAGPYLAKPGRNLFRFSPSDAFQAEALAVLASQEGCTQLITIWEGDMYGDELITHIKGQFANQGGQVLAGTRFRPEVSQFATYVADLKGQIDKQVKDKKKLAIVVAARGAQTAGILREAAKLAGMDEAKWYGGDDSALRGSIIEDKTVAAFAAKVRMAFARYGETGTGLYTEVEKRIEERIQAFVDTQAVVAYDLIWLGAFTALASGDDAAALKKAIPATAERFYGASGWMALNEYGDRREDYDFDFWTIKNIDGKFYWVKTARYQFDPGSVKQLIINAPEKD; encoded by the coding sequence ATGCGATTTGCCGGCAGCACCTTGAAATTCCTTGTGATCGGCGTCATTCTCTCCCTGGTACTGGGCGTGGCCGCCTGGGCTCAGGAAGCCCCGGCCGGTGATGCCCCTGCCCCGGCGGACGCGGCCGCACCGGCCAAGCCCGCCAAGAAGCACGCCAAGCCCGCCCCTAAACCGGCCAAACCTGCGCTCAAGCCCGGCGAGGTGGTTCCCTTCGACCAGGCCGGACCGTCCGACCAGCCCGCTGCGGCCGCTCCGGCGGCAGCTGCGCCTGCTCCGGCGGCCTCCGACACGGGCGCCGCGGCCAAGGCCGCCGATGCTCCTTCCGCTCCTGTCGCGCCCGTCGCTCCCGTGGCCCCGGCGCTGCCCGCGGCCAAGGGTGCGGGCAAGCAGGCCGCCAAGGCCCCGGCCATCCCGGCGGCTTCATCCGACGAGGCTCCCGGCCAGATTCGCCCGCAAAAGGTTCCGCCCCTTCCGGCCAGGTCCAAAGTGTCCGGAGGCAAGCTGGTTATCGGCGCGCTCCTGCCCCTCACCGGTCCCCTGTCCCCCCAGGGGCAGAGCTCCAAGGCGGCCATCGAGCTGGCCGTGGCCGACGTCAACGGCTATCTGGCCGAGAGCGGCTCCTCGGAGCGGGTGTCCGTGGCCATCGAAGACACCGGCTCCAGCGGCCCCAAGGCCCTGGACCGCATCAAGGCCCTGTCCGTGGCGGGCGCGCGCCTGATCATCGGACCGTACAGCGACAACGAAGTGGACGCCGTCCTCGATTTCGCGACCAAGAACGGCATGGTCCTGCTCTCCCAGGGCAGCGCCGGGCCGTACCTGGCCAAGCCCGGCCGCAACCTCTTCCGCTTCAGCCCCTCGGATGCCTTCCAGGCCGAGGCCCTGGCCGTGCTGGCCTCCCAGGAAGGGTGCACCCAGCTCATCACCATCTGGGAGGGGGACATGTACGGCGACGAGCTGATCACCCACATCAAGGGGCAGTTCGCCAACCAGGGTGGGCAGGTGCTCGCGGGCACCCGCTTCCGTCCCGAGGTGAGCCAGTTCGCTACCTACGTGGCCGACCTGAAGGGCCAGATCGACAAGCAGGTGAAGGACAAGAAGAAGCTGGCCATCGTGGTGGCCGCCCGGGGCGCCCAGACCGCGGGCATCCTGCGCGAGGCCGCCAAGCTGGCCGGGATGGACGAAGCCAAGTGGTACGGCGGCGACGACTCGGCCCTGCGCGGCTCCATCATCGAGGACAAGACCGTGGCCGCGTTCGCCGCCAAGGTGCGCATGGCCTTCGCCCGCTACGGCGAGACCGGCACCGGCCTCTACACCGAGGTGGAAAAGCGCATCGAGGAGCGCATTCAGGCCTTCGTGGACACCCAGGCCGTGGTGGCCTACGACCTGATCTGGCTGGGCGCGTTCACTGCCCTGGCCTCGGGCGATGACGCGGCCGCCCTCAAGAAGGCCATCCCTGCCACGGCGGAGCGTTTCTACGGCGCCAGCGGCTGGATGGCCCTCAACGAGTACGGCGACCGTCGCGAAGACTACGACTTCGACTTCTGGACCATCAAGAACATCGACGGCAAATTCTACTGGGTCAAGACCGCTCGCTACCAGTTCGATCCGGGCAGCGTGAAGCAGCTCATCATCAACGCCCCCGAGAAGGACTAG
- a CDS encoding FecR family protein — protein sequence MFRRLPAIALLVLLMGTWALAQAPTTPQVSDQKPAPTPVPAGVADTVRGEVTAGFPGTQLRKLAANEVVYNGETVSTDRKASAQIRLADGTLLSLGEQSSIEIVDAAYDPDHPDASSAVCKLGRGVFRCLTGQVITTQPEHFRLETPLAVIGVRGTELGVTVGADSVETAVFSGGPGFVTDREGGAPAQVLAGQGLGKTRGMALGQATAISGRLRALMARVPLRMTPGGPHVPPGMTRGKAKPPRLADLAPKSSGVQGAKNASRKGLKGSGAAGGSGSGGFKAFEDKIKGAAKAAGRVVEGAAKGAREAVHGSGNRSRGGELRGSGKSGGSGRESTRSKPSGRETELPGKPGGGEGKGDGGAKR from the coding sequence ACTGCTTGTCCTTTTGATGGGAACCTGGGCGTTGGCCCAGGCTCCCACCACACCCCAGGTTTCAGATCAGAAACCGGCCCCAACCCCGGTTCCGGCAGGCGTGGCCGACACGGTCCGGGGGGAGGTCACGGCGGGTTTCCCCGGGACGCAGTTGCGAAAGCTCGCGGCGAACGAGGTGGTCTACAACGGTGAGACCGTGTCCACTGACCGGAAGGCTTCGGCTCAGATCCGCCTGGCAGACGGCACGCTCCTGTCCCTGGGCGAGCAAAGCAGCATCGAGATCGTGGACGCCGCCTACGACCCGGACCACCCCGATGCCTCCAGCGCGGTGTGCAAGCTGGGGCGGGGCGTGTTCCGCTGCCTGACCGGCCAGGTCATCACCACCCAACCGGAGCACTTCCGGTTGGAGACACCCCTGGCCGTGATCGGGGTGCGCGGCACCGAACTGGGCGTGACCGTGGGCGCGGATTCCGTTGAAACAGCCGTATTCTCGGGAGGCCCAGGCTTCGTCACCGACAGGGAAGGCGGCGCGCCGGCCCAGGTGCTGGCCGGCCAGGGGCTGGGCAAGACGCGCGGCATGGCCCTCGGCCAGGCCACGGCCATCTCCGGGCGGTTGCGGGCCCTGATGGCCCGGGTGCCCTTGCGGATGACCCCGGGCGGGCCTCATGTCCCGCCTGGCATGACCCGGGGCAAGGCCAAGCCGCCGCGACTGGCCGACCTGGCGCCCAAGTCTTCCGGAGTGCAGGGGGCGAAGAACGCGAGCCGCAAAGGCCTGAAGGGTTCCGGCGCAGCCGGAGGCAGCGGCAGTGGCGGGTTCAAGGCGTTCGAGGACAAGATCAAAGGCGCGGCCAAGGCTGCGGGCCGCGTAGTCGAGGGAGCGGCCAAGGGAGCCCGGGAAGCGGTTCACGGTTCCGGCAACCGTTCCCGGGGCGGAGAACTCCGCGGTTCCGGCAAATCCGGGGGTTCAGGCCGGGAAAGCACCCGGTCCAAGCCTTCCGGACGTGAGACCGAGTTGCCCGGCAAACCTGGCGGCGGCGAAGGCAAGGGAGACGGCGGTGCTAAACGCTAA
- a CDS encoding GGDEF domain-containing response regulator translates to MPLTKSEPALADLLSQTTLLFVEDDRVTRELAARLLERKVARVYTACDGSEGLRIFREVHPDIVLADINMPVMDGLSMTAIIKSESPDTPVIALTAYSDDHYLQQALDVGMDGFVQKPLDPDAMAPILFKNARQVMQRKQEEARRQLFTYLLDINPHLIVSSSGGKVDYANRTFLTFVGQDCLESLLAGAPGRMNEMHVGGTRYRLNDFSWLSQLPELAQHQRTACFSPSGDACAKENTFWITAKHFRELDRVVVTFTDITPLERERVQLLHQATTDSLTGVANRFRLTEYITAEHARFRRYGLPMSLIMFDIDHFKQINDTHGHQAGDKVLEELAGIVLRAVRDTDILGRWGGEEFMLLAPISSKEDALESAERLRAIVESTPFPEDIHITCSFGVAELAPDESIDSLLRRVDTALYKAKNNGRNRVETA, encoded by the coding sequence ATGCCCCTGACCAAGTCCGAGCCGGCCCTCGCGGACCTGCTTTCACAAACCACCCTGCTTTTCGTGGAGGACGACCGGGTGACGCGCGAACTGGCCGCCCGCCTGCTCGAGCGCAAGGTCGCCCGAGTATACACCGCCTGCGACGGTTCCGAGGGCCTGCGGATCTTTCGGGAAGTGCATCCCGACATCGTGCTGGCCGACATCAACATGCCCGTCATGGACGGCCTGTCCATGACGGCCATCATCAAGTCGGAATCCCCGGATACGCCGGTCATCGCCCTCACGGCCTACAGCGACGACCACTACCTGCAACAGGCGCTCGACGTGGGCATGGACGGCTTCGTGCAGAAGCCCCTGGACCCCGACGCCATGGCCCCCATTCTCTTCAAAAACGCGCGCCAAGTGATGCAGCGCAAGCAGGAGGAAGCCCGGCGGCAGCTTTTCACCTATCTGCTCGACATCAACCCCCACCTGATCGTCTCCTCGTCCGGGGGCAAGGTGGACTACGCCAACCGCACCTTCCTCACCTTCGTGGGGCAGGACTGCCTGGAGTCGCTCCTGGCCGGGGCGCCGGGACGGATGAACGAGATGCACGTGGGCGGGACGCGCTACCGGCTGAACGACTTCTCCTGGCTCTCCCAGCTGCCGGAGCTGGCGCAGCACCAGCGCACCGCCTGCTTCTCGCCGTCCGGCGACGCCTGCGCCAAGGAGAACACCTTCTGGATTACGGCCAAGCATTTCCGCGAACTCGACCGCGTCGTGGTGACCTTCACCGACATCACCCCCCTGGAGCGCGAACGCGTCCAGCTGCTCCACCAAGCCACCACGGACAGCCTCACCGGAGTAGCCAACCGTTTCAGGCTCACCGAATACATCACGGCGGAACACGCCCGGTTCCGCCGTTACGGCCTGCCCATGTCCCTGATCATGTTCGACATCGATCATTTCAAGCAGATTAACGACACCCATGGCCACCAGGCCGGGGACAAGGTGCTCGAGGAGCTGGCGGGCATCGTCCTGCGCGCCGTGCGCGACACTGACATCCTCGGGCGCTGGGGCGGGGAGGAATTCATGCTGCTGGCGCCCATCTCCTCCAAGGAGGACGCCCTGGAGTCTGCCGAGCGCCTGCGCGCCATCGTGGAATCCACGCCCTTCCCCGAGGACATCCACATCACCTGCAGCTTCGGCGTTGCCGAACTGGCCCCGGACGAAAGCATCGATTCGCTGTTGCGCCGGGTGGACACGGCCCTATACAAGGCCAAGAACAACGGGCGAAACCGGGTAGAGACGGCGTAG
- a CDS encoding cupin domain-containing protein has product MDKLIVQDAPRTPERVPFRRIVQERGELALIEDGPVFNHLACFTLKPGAGFFRGGHVHRSKVEHFYVLSGRGVLKWSDPATGQKGSEELRAGHKVTILPGLAHRFEALEELAVVEYYEGLHDPDDDSPYHDFG; this is encoded by the coding sequence GTGGATAAGCTGATCGTACAAGACGCCCCCCGGACGCCTGAGCGCGTGCCGTTTCGGCGCATCGTCCAGGAGCGCGGCGAACTGGCCCTCATCGAGGACGGCCCCGTGTTCAACCATCTGGCTTGCTTCACCCTGAAGCCCGGAGCCGGGTTCTTCCGGGGCGGGCACGTGCACCGCTCCAAGGTGGAGCATTTCTACGTGCTCTCCGGCCGGGGCGTTCTCAAGTGGAGCGATCCCGCGACCGGGCAAAAGGGAAGCGAGGAGCTGCGCGCCGGCCACAAGGTGACCATCCTGCCGGGGCTGGCCCACCGCTTCGAGGCGTTGGAGGAGCTGGCCGTTGTGGAGTACTATGAAGGGCTGCACGACCCGGACGACGACAGCCCCTACCATGATTTCGGCTGA
- a CDS encoding sensor histidine kinase has product MTSTERTADPPSQDTTAASFLTEAGGHGSLTENHLSFLLHKPASGPLSRIDAEFKWENLIQQADWPAFQQAFTHCMTSGDALDVTCNLVDIAPTPIRISIIGKLMHDASGKPSWIEGIMTPARDLHACSGCREAVVEAEKKAKEFSRNILAVLSHDMRSPLIGVMGMIQLLRKSGLTPQQQEYATRASDACEIVLELAKNLLDFAKIESGKDSLRLQALNLSAIAQSMAELHSEQARRSAITLSVRTSRGFPKAVLCDEVKFRQVLGNLLSNAIKFTASGSVKLHLTHVRKPDGGITAIIDVADTGIGFDPADARFMFDQFSQMCQEGHLRRKGAGLGLTIVKGVVDLFGGSICVDSTKGKGSSFIVSLPLDIPR; this is encoded by the coding sequence TTGACCTCCACGGAGCGAACAGCCGACCCCCCGTCGCAGGACACCACCGCCGCCAGCTTTCTGACCGAGGCAGGAGGTCATGGCTCGCTGACGGAAAACCACCTCTCCTTCCTGTTGCACAAACCGGCAAGCGGGCCGCTGTCCCGGATCGACGCCGAGTTCAAATGGGAAAACCTGATCCAGCAGGCGGACTGGCCCGCGTTCCAACAGGCTTTCACCCACTGCATGACCTCCGGCGACGCCCTCGATGTCACCTGCAACCTGGTGGACATCGCCCCGACTCCCATCCGCATATCCATTATCGGCAAGCTGATGCACGACGCATCCGGGAAACCCTCCTGGATCGAAGGCATCATGACCCCTGCGCGAGACCTGCACGCCTGCAGCGGTTGCCGCGAGGCCGTGGTCGAGGCGGAAAAGAAGGCCAAGGAGTTCAGCAGGAACATCCTGGCCGTGCTCAGCCACGACATGCGCTCGCCCCTCATCGGGGTCATGGGCATGATCCAGCTGCTGCGCAAATCCGGCCTGACCCCGCAACAGCAGGAATACGCCACACGGGCGTCCGACGCCTGTGAAATCGTGCTGGAGCTGGCCAAGAACCTGCTCGATTTCGCCAAGATAGAATCCGGCAAGGATTCGCTCCGGCTGCAGGCGCTCAACCTGTCCGCCATCGCCCAATCCATGGCTGAGCTGCACAGCGAACAGGCCAGGCGAAGCGCCATCACCCTGTCCGTCCGCACGAGCCGGGGGTTCCCCAAGGCCGTGCTCTGCGACGAGGTCAAATTCCGCCAGGTGCTCGGCAACCTTCTGTCCAACGCCATCAAGTTCACCGCCTCCGGTTCGGTGAAACTCCACCTGACCCACGTGCGAAAGCCCGACGGAGGAATCACGGCCATCATCGATGTCGCCGACACCGGCATCGGCTTCGACCCGGCCGACGCCCGCTTCATGTTCGACCAGTTCTCCCAGATGTGTCAGGAGGGCCACCTGCGCCGCAAGGGCGCGGGGCTGGGGCTGACCATCGTAAAGGGGGTGGTGGACCTGTTCGGCGGCTCCATCTGCGTCGATTCCACCAAGGGGAAGGGCTCGTCCTTCATCGTGAGCCTGCCGCTGGATATTCCCCGGTAG
- the rnr gene encoding ribonuclease R has product MAKHDKKRRHDGSFDSTAVLRLFKSQGKPLSLKDVLAGLGAPKLHKAKLIHILDQLTESGRLIKLQGAWGLAESMRLFTGRLEIQRSGVGFVICDDKRRKDIFVNPRDFGDAWHRDRVAVALTRQRGVNCEGRVVRVLERETATLPCRVERRLRQGLYLCRPTDPRHKHALLLEVAPGETPPAVGDVYTLTAGEKLDHQLYAAEMVESLGNENDVAVQEKLVKLNHSIPGPFPVRCLEQAALLPQAPGEEDFAGRRDLRDMTFVTIDGVKARDFDDAILVTEKGSGYVLFVAIADVAHYVPEGSPLDSEAQERGNSYYFPQSVEPMFPEALSNGLCSLNPGVPRLSMVVETVYSADGVPGESRFYNAVILSKARLTYTQVNQALFLDDQEVRRDIAHVLPMLETAEKLARAIHERRVERGSLDFDLPEPEILFNLQGEAVEIRPRERHFGNQIIEEFMISANEAVARFLTEHGAPVPYRIHPEPDPDKLETLFSVLKRTELGLSLPPQPTAKGIQAILAKAAGTDMEFLTSRLLLRSMMQAKYHTQNLGHFGLASECYCHFTSPIRRYADLMVHRGLKAVLRGDEPPLPARKMQAVCENISQRERVAMEAEREILKRITVLFLEDKVGQTFEGVISSLSDFGFWVELTDVMAEGMVRLSTLTDDYYALFPERQELLGQRTGRRYRLGQHVSVELTDVHLGRLEVNLKLAGDENLNLSHRQRRKFTGKPRGKGGQGGRGDKGGKGRKRSG; this is encoded by the coding sequence GTGGCCAAACACGACAAGAAACGCCGCCATGACGGCTCGTTCGATTCCACGGCAGTGCTCCGGCTCTTCAAAAGCCAGGGCAAGCCCCTCTCGCTCAAGGACGTCCTGGCCGGGCTGGGCGCGCCCAAGCTGCACAAGGCCAAGCTCATCCACATCCTGGACCAGCTCACCGAGTCCGGACGCCTCATCAAACTCCAGGGGGCCTGGGGCCTGGCCGAGAGCATGCGCCTCTTCACCGGCAGGCTGGAGATCCAGCGTTCGGGCGTGGGCTTCGTCATCTGCGACGACAAGCGCCGCAAGGACATCTTCGTAAACCCCCGCGACTTCGGCGACGCCTGGCACCGCGACCGCGTGGCCGTGGCCCTCACCCGCCAGCGCGGCGTCAACTGCGAGGGCCGGGTGGTGCGGGTGCTGGAGCGCGAAACGGCCACGCTGCCCTGCCGGGTGGAGCGCCGTCTGCGCCAGGGCCTGTACCTGTGCCGCCCCACGGACCCGCGCCACAAGCACGCCCTGCTCCTGGAGGTCGCGCCGGGAGAAACCCCGCCCGCCGTGGGTGACGTCTACACCCTCACCGCCGGGGAAAAGCTCGACCACCAGCTCTACGCCGCCGAGATGGTCGAATCCCTGGGCAACGAGAACGACGTGGCCGTGCAGGAGAAGCTGGTCAAGCTGAACCACTCCATCCCCGGCCCCTTCCCGGTGCGCTGCCTGGAACAGGCGGCGCTCCTGCCCCAGGCTCCCGGCGAGGAGGACTTCGCCGGACGCCGCGACCTGCGCGATATGACCTTCGTCACCATCGACGGGGTCAAGGCCCGGGACTTCGACGACGCCATCCTCGTTACGGAGAAGGGCTCCGGATACGTCCTGTTCGTGGCCATCGCCGACGTGGCCCACTACGTGCCCGAGGGCTCGCCCCTGGACAGCGAAGCCCAGGAGCGCGGCAACTCATACTATTTCCCGCAATCCGTGGAGCCCATGTTCCCGGAGGCGCTCTCCAACGGCCTGTGCAGCTTGAATCCCGGCGTGCCGCGCCTGTCCATGGTGGTGGAGACCGTCTATTCGGCGGACGGGGTGCCCGGCGAGAGCCGCTTCTACAACGCCGTCATCCTCAGCAAGGCCCGCCTGACCTACACCCAGGTGAACCAGGCGCTCTTCCTGGACGACCAGGAGGTGCGCCGGGATATCGCCCACGTGCTGCCCATGCTGGAGACGGCCGAAAAGCTGGCCCGGGCCATCCATGAGCGGCGGGTGGAGCGCGGCAGCCTGGACTTCGACCTGCCCGAGCCGGAGATTCTCTTCAACCTCCAGGGCGAGGCCGTGGAGATACGCCCGCGCGAGCGCCACTTCGGCAACCAGATCATCGAGGAGTTCATGATCTCGGCCAACGAGGCCGTGGCCCGGTTCCTCACCGAACACGGCGCGCCCGTGCCCTACCGCATCCACCCCGAGCCGGACCCGGACAAGCTGGAGACGCTCTTTTCCGTGCTCAAGCGCACCGAACTCGGCCTGTCGCTGCCTCCGCAGCCGACGGCCAAGGGCATCCAGGCCATCCTGGCCAAGGCCGCGGGCACGGACATGGAATTCCTCACCAGCAGGCTGCTTTTGCGCTCCATGATGCAGGCCAAGTACCACACCCAGAACCTGGGCCACTTCGGACTGGCCTCGGAGTGCTACTGCCACTTCACCTCGCCCATCCGGCGCTACGCCGATCTCATGGTGCACCGGGGGCTCAAGGCCGTGCTGCGCGGGGACGAGCCCCCCCTGCCCGCGCGCAAGATGCAGGCCGTGTGCGAGAACATCAGCCAGCGCGAACGCGTGGCCATGGAGGCCGAGCGCGAGATCCTCAAGCGCATCACCGTGCTCTTCCTGGAGGACAAGGTGGGGCAGACCTTCGAGGGGGTCATCTCCTCGCTGTCGGATTTCGGGTTCTGGGTGGAGCTCACCGACGTCATGGCCGAGGGGATGGTGCGCCTGTCCACGCTCACCGACGACTATTACGCCCTGTTCCCCGAGCGGCAGGAGCTTCTGGGGCAGCGGACCGGACGCCGCTACCGCCTGGGCCAGCACGTTTCGGTGGAGCTCACCGACGTGCACCTGGGGAGGCTTGAGGTGAACCTCAAGCTGGCCGGGGACGAGAACCTGAATCTGTCGCACCGCCAGCGCAGGAAGTTCACGGGCAAGCCCAGGGGCAAGGGCGGCCAGGGCGGCAGAGGTGATAAAGGCGGCAAGGGCCGCAAGCGCTCCGGCTGA
- the mnmE gene encoding tRNA uridine-5-carboxymethylaminomethyl(34) synthesis GTPase MnmE — MLNANDTIAAIVTAPGRAGVGIVRVSGPQARPLAERLFRSAKEGFSGLKPYRLHHGMLLDAGGRPLDDVLCAFMPGPNSYTGEDVVEFNCHGTPAVLRAVLGAALSLGARHAERGEFTKRAFLSGRMDLSQAQAVAELVAADTLAGAGLALARLEGVMARRVSELRSRLEGLRVQICLAVDFPEEEVDCLEPASFLEAVGQVTEQIGVLVAAHGRARPFREGALAVLAGPVNAGKSSLLNALIGRERAIVCDAPGTTRDFLEEQLDLGGLPVRLVDTAGLRATDDPVEREGVARCQRLVEEGRVVLLVLDGTRDFDLASLEGECGPVPLDPDRVLGVINKADRPPAADDPYVRLERAGIEVLRVSARTGHGLEELCAALRRRLLSGSDAPPDSEPVPNDRECALLRQAASELDELSAGVAAGLPPDLLGVRLESACAHLGGITGEITPDEVLGTIFDGFCIGK; from the coding sequence GTGCTAAACGCTAACGACACCATCGCGGCCATCGTCACCGCTCCCGGCCGGGCCGGGGTGGGCATCGTGCGCGTAAGCGGCCCCCAGGCCCGCCCCCTGGCCGAGCGCCTGTTCCGCTCCGCCAAGGAAGGCTTCTCAGGGCTCAAGCCCTACCGCCTGCACCACGGAATGCTCCTGGACGCCGGGGGCCGCCCCCTGGACGACGTGCTCTGCGCCTTCATGCCCGGCCCCAATTCCTATACCGGCGAGGACGTGGTGGAGTTCAACTGCCACGGCACCCCCGCGGTGCTGCGCGCGGTCCTTGGAGCGGCCCTGTCCCTGGGGGCCAGGCACGCCGAGCGCGGCGAGTTCACCAAGCGGGCCTTCCTGTCCGGACGGATGGACTTGAGCCAGGCCCAGGCCGTGGCCGAGCTGGTGGCCGCCGACACCCTGGCCGGGGCCGGACTGGCGCTGGCCCGCCTGGAGGGGGTCATGGCCCGGCGCGTCTCCGAGCTACGCTCCCGCCTGGAGGGGCTGCGGGTGCAGATCTGCCTGGCCGTGGACTTCCCCGAGGAAGAGGTGGATTGCCTGGAGCCCGCGTCCTTCCTGGAGGCCGTGGGCCAGGTGACGGAGCAGATCGGCGTTCTGGTCGCGGCCCACGGGCGGGCCAGGCCGTTTCGGGAAGGGGCCTTGGCCGTGCTGGCCGGGCCGGTGAACGCGGGAAAATCGAGTCTCCTGAACGCCCTTATCGGCCGGGAGCGGGCCATAGTCTGCGACGCACCCGGCACAACCCGCGACTTTCTCGAGGAACAGCTGGACCTGGGGGGCCTGCCGGTGCGCCTGGTAGACACCGCCGGGCTTCGCGCCACCGACGACCCCGTGGAGCGCGAGGGCGTGGCCCGCTGCCAGCGCCTGGTGGAGGAGGGGCGGGTGGTGCTCCTGGTGCTGGACGGCACCAGGGACTTCGACCTGGCTTCCCTGGAGGGCGAATGCGGGCCGGTCCCCCTGGACCCGGACCGGGTGCTGGGCGTCATCAACAAGGCCGACCGGCCCCCGGCGGCGGATGATCCGTACGTCCGGCTGGAGCGGGCCGGGATCGAGGTCCTGCGCGTCAGCGCCCGCACCGGGCATGGTCTCGAGGAACTGTGCGCCGCCCTGCGCCGCCGCCTGCTGTCGGGATCGGACGCTCCGCCCGACAGCGAGCCCGTGCCCAACGACCGGGAGTGCGCCCTGCTCAGGCAGGCCGCCTCGGAGCTCGACGAGCTGTCCGCAGGGGTTGCGGCCGGATTGCCCCCGGACCTCCTGGGCGTGCGGCTTGAGAGCGCCTGCGCTCACCTGGGGGGCATCACCGGCGAGATCACCCCGGACGAGGTGCTGGGGACCATCTTCGACGGATTCTGCATCGGCAAGTAA